A single Methanolobus sp. ZRKC5 DNA region contains:
- a CDS encoding PKD domain-containing protein translates to MVLKGLQILRYSILLLFLLSCVGVVSSTGLTPVVTEYGKINVSVDGLGTADTGVIQVEKPVNATVRGAYLLATGTPSAQIANGTIKFEGNGINWDSIILSDQSSNDWYNYWADVTSIVQPIVDSAPAGRVNFNIVESINSGQIDGEVLAVIFDDPNQAEDNTVILLFGGQDPTGDSFEIGLSDSINKSNSNLAIDMGLAISYSYQGSQVSLIDVNGQRLTSSAGGQDDGAGSNGQLITVGGLDDSNSNPVDPSLTSPPNTRYDDELYNLLPLVSNGDTDISVFTQNPSNDDNIFFSYFFMKSTTAIVGEGIILSPSNATVYKNTQHTLTASLQDDSGDPLANKDVTFTVISGPHNGTTFTNTTDSNGQTTFSYTGTSGGLDTVKATFVGDSDETITSNLVNVGWTSQYSAFIEFSENGNSTYATSHGTIVNVTNSSAYNQSLQYSWIQNSSIGAVGSWTSFNNGDLLTKNSVNGDWYLHIKALNDASNVNYSISSAFKLDNELPVYNWVQKILTANTGENITIELNATDNIEIAFGNISVDGQNYEMVQNSSNYLWNISIPASNSGTLVSSIVYNCTFIDLAGNINTTEDININVSILPIANFSVNATRGVSPLSVYFQDNSSGLVENWHWDFGDGNTSTDQNPIHDFGSGNFTVNLTVSNGNGTSMKYLNIRAAQDPVYSLSPEDSEILSIYGDEFNFSVNTTLFSSYEWFIDGTTINGSGVDLYANLMDSSKNSYCNINTSQYIDQNDFFMEVYNVSVNVSNESIGRTDIFSWEWTVTNSSANDENEIDFLVNKTPEIVVLGNESNVHFNSTDNNRTDSNSIPFSLQNVSFNTSGNTSGVMLKVEVMNVSSLNESMLDFPIDSVYQYFDIGFNNETLVNNESSNQTLEFRVLNELNSGTLIINTVYLKHWTSLTWESYTPELIGNDGTYSYFIVRNISGFSPFAVVCDYSHSSDSVSISGDSLPAYIKWLMFQEKAEGLEETETNEISESFDGYNQQTETGTEGSASQETANVEVHNTTDDSNSGYFYWIMGIGLVLILGIVVTKKQKGGGGL, encoded by the coding sequence ATGGTTTTGAAAGGATTGCAAATATTGAGATATTCTATCTTATTGTTATTTTTGCTATCGTGTGTAGGTGTTGTATCTTCAACTGGGCTTACACCGGTGGTTACTGAATATGGAAAAATCAACGTGTCAGTGGATGGTCTTGGAACTGCAGACACCGGAGTAATCCAGGTTGAAAAACCAGTTAATGCAACTGTAAGGGGAGCTTATCTTTTGGCAACGGGTACTCCTAGTGCTCAAATCGCAAATGGAACCATTAAATTTGAAGGCAACGGCATTAATTGGGATAGTATTATTTTATCAGATCAGAGTTCGAATGATTGGTATAATTATTGGGCGGATGTAACTTCAATTGTCCAGCCAATTGTAGATTCTGCTCCTGCAGGAAGAGTAAATTTCAATATTGTAGAATCAATTAACTCTGGTCAAATAGATGGAGAAGTTCTTGCAGTAATATTTGATGATCCAAATCAGGCTGAAGACAATACAGTAATACTCTTATTTGGTGGACAGGACCCTACAGGAGATTCATTTGAAATTGGTTTATCAGATTCAATCAACAAAAGTAATTCTAATTTAGCTATTGACATGGGACTGGCTATATCCTACAGTTATCAAGGTAGTCAGGTAAGTTTAATAGATGTTAATGGTCAGCGTTTAACATCTTCTGCAGGAGGTCAGGATGATGGAGCAGGTTCTAATGGCCAGCTTATAACTGTTGGGGGTCTGGATGATAGCAACTCCAACCCTGTAGACCCTTCACTAACTTCTCCTCCTAACACTCGATATGATGATGAACTTTACAATCTTCTACCCTTAGTCTCTAACGGGGACACAGATATATCAGTTTTTACGCAGAATCCTTCAAACGACGATAACATCTTCTTTTCATATTTCTTCATGAAATCAACCACTGCAATTGTGGGTGAAGGAATAATCCTGTCTCCTTCAAATGCTACAGTTTACAAGAATACTCAGCATACTCTCACAGCAAGCTTACAGGATGACAGCGGTGACCCCCTTGCAAATAAAGATGTCACGTTCACGGTAATTTCAGGTCCTCATAATGGAACAACGTTTACCAATACTACAGATTCCAATGGTCAAACGACATTTTCCTATACGGGAACTTCAGGTGGATTAGATACTGTCAAAGCAACCTTTGTTGGTGACAGTGATGAGACAATTACTTCTAATTTAGTAAATGTGGGATGGACATCCCAGTACAGTGCTTTTATTGAGTTCAGTGAAAATGGGAACAGTACATATGCGACATCTCATGGCACTATTGTAAATGTCACAAATAGTTCAGCCTATAATCAAAGTCTTCAGTATTCATGGATTCAAAACAGCAGTATAGGTGCAGTTGGATCGTGGACTTCATTCAACAATGGGGATCTTCTTACAAAAAATTCAGTAAATGGTGATTGGTATCTTCATATAAAAGCCCTTAATGATGCAAGTAACGTTAATTATTCTATATCAAGTGCATTTAAACTTGATAATGAGCTGCCTGTTTACAATTGGGTGCAAAAGATTCTGACTGCAAACACGGGTGAAAATATCACAATAGAGCTCAATGCAACTGACAATATCGAAATTGCTTTTGGTAATATTAGTGTGGATGGTCAAAATTACGAGATGGTGCAGAATTCATCCAATTATTTATGGAACATTTCCATTCCAGCAAGTAACTCAGGAACACTTGTCAGTTCAATAGTTTATAATTGTACCTTTATTGACCTTGCAGGGAATATCAACACAACTGAGGATATCAATATTAATGTATCCATTCTTCCAATTGCAAATTTTTCAGTTAATGCAACAAGAGGTGTTTCCCCGCTGAGCGTATACTTCCAGGACAATTCATCAGGGCTTGTAGAAAACTGGCATTGGGACTTTGGAGATGGAAATACTTCCACTGACCAAAATCCAATACATGACTTCGGATCTGGCAATTTCACCGTAAACCTGACCGTATCAAATGGTAACGGAACTTCCATGAAGTACCTCAACATAAGGGCAGCACAAGACCCAGTTTACTCATTGTCACCGGAAGACAGTGAAATACTCTCTATTTATGGTGATGAGTTTAATTTTAGTGTAAACACTACTTTATTCTCTAGCTATGAATGGTTCATTGATGGCACTACAATTAATGGATCAGGTGTTGATTTGTATGCTAATCTAATGGACTCATCAAAGAACTCATACTGCAACATAAACACGAGTCAGTATATAGATCAGAATGATTTCTTCATGGAAGTATACAACGTTTCAGTGAATGTCAGTAATGAGAGCATTGGAAGAACAGATATTTTCTCATGGGAATGGACTGTTACAAATTCATCTGCAAACGATGAAAATGAAATTGATTTTCTGGTTAACAAAACTCCTGAAATAGTTGTTTTGGGAAACGAATCAAATGTTCATTTCAATAGTACAGATAATAACAGAACAGATTCTAACAGCATTCCGTTTAGTCTTCAGAATGTTTCATTTAACACTTCAGGTAACACAAGTGGAGTTATGTTAAAAGTGGAGGTAATGAATGTATCTTCATTAAATGAGTCTATGTTAGATTTCCCAATAGATTCTGTTTATCAATACTTTGACATTGGCTTCAATAATGAAACTCTGGTAAACAATGAAAGTAGTAATCAAACTCTCGAATTCAGGGTTTTGAATGAACTTAACAGTGGCACATTGATCATAAACACCGTTTACCTTAAGCATTGGACCAGTCTGACATGGGAATCTTATACTCCAGAACTTATTGGTAACGATGGAACATATTCTTATTTCATTGTCCGGAACATTTCAGGTTTTTCACCATTTGCAGTAGTCTGTGATTATAGTCATTCTTCAGATTCAGTGTCAATTTCGGGAGATAGTCTTCCTGCTTACATAAAGTGGTTGATGTTCCAGGAAAAAGCAGAAGGGCTTGAAGAAACTGAGACTAATGAAATATCTGAAAGTTTTGATGGATATAACCAGCAAACAGAAACTGGCACTGAAGGTAGTGCCTCTCAAGAAACAGCTAACGTAGAGGTACATAATACAACAGATGATAGTAATTCTGGCTATTTCTATTGGATTATGGGAATAGGGCTTGTTCTGATACTTGGAATAGTTGTTACAAAAAAGCAGAAGGGTGGAGGAGGGCTTTAA
- the ltrA gene encoding group II intron reverse transcriptase/maturase yields the protein MKGGKLMNARYSTTPSGERLADNSIPFKWEDIDWKTVEGNVNELQARIVKAVRQKKWHLVKRLQYLLTNSFHAKLLAVKKVTQNKGKRTAGIDGEKWTTSKSKMKAVLELSGKSYKAKPLRRIYIEKQGKKKKRPLSIPTMYDRAMQALYAFALSPIAETTADRTSFGFRKYRSSKDAEAQLFACLSKRNSAQWILEGDIKGCFDHINHEWLLNNIPMDRSILKQFLKAGFVYNRHLNPTKAGTAQGGIISPVLANITLDGMKNAIACKYHTNRKGTINKKSYNSHKVNFVRYADDFIVTADSEEVAKDIAEVIRLFLKDRGLELSREKTLVSHIDDGFDFLGWNFRKYNGKLLTKPSNKSIENITKSISNVIKKGKARSQSSLIKELNPIITGWSEYHRSVVSKNTFSKLDSRLWDMLWTWAKRRHPDKSHHWIVDRYWHRVGSRKWVFSTEGLKLKSFAHTKIVRHPRIKMDKNPYVDKEYFKWRISYLRKQKLVASKQNIMESLTTA from the coding sequence ATGAAAGGAGGCAAACTTATGAATGCAAGATACTCGACTACACCATCAGGTGAGAGGCTTGCAGACAATTCAATCCCATTCAAGTGGGAGGACATCGACTGGAAAACAGTCGAAGGGAACGTTAATGAGCTGCAAGCCCGAATTGTAAAAGCGGTTAGACAAAAGAAGTGGCATTTAGTTAAACGACTACAATACCTGCTTACCAATTCTTTTCATGCCAAATTATTGGCAGTAAAGAAAGTAACACAGAACAAAGGTAAAAGAACAGCTGGAATCGATGGAGAAAAATGGACAACATCCAAATCTAAGATGAAAGCCGTTCTAGAACTGTCTGGTAAGAGCTACAAAGCTAAACCATTGAGAAGAATCTATATTGAGAAACAAGGAAAGAAGAAAAAACGACCATTAAGCATTCCTACAATGTACGATAGAGCAATGCAGGCATTATATGCTTTTGCTTTAAGCCCAATAGCAGAAACCACAGCAGACAGAACATCATTTGGATTCCGTAAATATCGAAGTTCAAAAGATGCAGAAGCTCAATTGTTCGCATGTCTGAGTAAAAGAAACTCTGCTCAATGGATTTTGGAAGGCGACATAAAAGGATGCTTTGATCATATAAATCACGAATGGCTCTTGAACAATATTCCTATGGACCGGTCAATACTAAAGCAATTCCTTAAAGCTGGTTTTGTGTATAATAGACATCTGAATCCCACCAAAGCAGGTACTGCTCAAGGTGGAATAATATCTCCAGTACTGGCAAACATCACATTGGACGGTATGAAAAATGCAATAGCATGCAAATATCATACAAACAGGAAGGGAACTATTAACAAAAAAAGTTATAATTCCCATAAAGTCAATTTTGTGAGATACGCAGATGACTTTATCGTCACTGCTGATTCAGAGGAAGTGGCTAAAGATATTGCTGAGGTTATCAGACTATTCTTGAAAGATAGGGGTTTAGAACTATCTCGTGAGAAAACTCTTGTTTCACACATAGACGATGGATTTGACTTCTTGGGATGGAATTTCCGGAAATATAATGGTAAACTTCTAACCAAGCCCTCGAACAAATCTATTGAGAATATCACAAAAAGCATTAGCAACGTGATTAAGAAAGGTAAAGCTCGGTCTCAGAGTTCTCTCATTAAGGAACTCAACCCTATTATCACTGGATGGAGCGAATATCACCGTTCAGTTGTCTCTAAAAATACGTTCAGTAAGCTTGATTCCAGATTATGGGATATGCTATGGACGTGGGCTAAAAGGCGGCATCCAGATAAATCACACCACTGGATAGTAGATAGATATTGGCATAGGGTAGGGTCAAGGAAATGGGTATTCTCCACAGAAGGGCTTAAACTCAAATCTTTTGCACATACAAAGATTGTAAGACATCCACGCATAAAAATGGATAAGAACCCATATGTAGACAAAGAATACTTTAAATGGAGAATAAGCTATCTGAGAAAACAGAAACTAGT